The sequence below is a genomic window from Lysobacter stagni.
GTCGCCGGGCCGGTTGACAGCGCTGGCGCCGCGTTCATCGGCGGTTATGATGCGGAAGACAATTCGACGGGGATGGATGATGGGCGACGGGTTCGTGGCGCTGTACATCTTCATGCTGGCGGCCATCGCCGGTCACGTGATCATCTCGCGGGTGCCGGTGATCCTGCACACCCCGCTGATGTCGGGCTCCAACTTCATCCACGGCATCGTCCTGATCGGCGCGATGGTGGTGCTGGGCCACGCCGACA
It includes:
- a CDS encoding NAD(P) transhydrogenase subunit alpha, which translates into the protein MGDGFVALYIFMLAAIAGHVIISRVPVILHTPLMSGSNFIHGIVLIGAMVVLGHADTTLGKVIGFVAVLLGAGNAAGGYVVTERMLEMFKTSRKPGGKA